One region of Desulfobacterales bacterium genomic DNA includes:
- a CDS encoding SDR family oxidoreductase yields MKLPFKKALVTGGAGFIGSHLVEALAANGCQVTVLDNLSSGHMTNLKHLSGKFVFHREDIRDSEALLAAAENCDVIFHLAAVVSVPLTIENPVDTAEVNDRGSLLVLEAARKQQVKRVVFSSSCAIYGDDPQLPKREDMPPKPMSPYAVQKLAAEYFTNVYYDLFGLETSVLRYFNVYGPRQDPSSPYSGVISIFMTKALRDEAAVIYGDGNQSRDFIYVTDVVKANLLAATAQGACGQVINIGAGRSVQINALWHAICALSGRQLEPTYGPQRPGDIVESLAAMKKAKQLLAFECDVSFEKGLEKTFEWYRSQQ; encoded by the coding sequence ATGAAACTGCCCTTTAAAAAAGCGCTGGTGACCGGAGGCGCTGGATTTATCGGTTCGCACCTGGTGGAAGCCCTGGCGGCAAACGGCTGTCAGGTGACGGTATTGGATAATCTGTCATCTGGTCATATGACCAATTTAAAGCATTTATCTGGGAAATTTGTTTTTCACAGGGAAGATATTCGGGATTCCGAAGCCCTGCTTGCCGCTGCTGAAAACTGTGACGTCATCTTCCATCTGGCTGCAGTCGTTTCTGTTCCGCTGACCATTGAAAATCCGGTCGACACTGCGGAAGTCAATGATAGGGGCTCTTTACTGGTTTTGGAGGCCGCCCGCAAACAACAGGTCAAACGGGTTGTTTTTTCCAGTTCCTGTGCCATTTACGGCGATGATCCACAGCTGCCCAAACGTGAAGACATGCCGCCAAAACCGATGAGCCCGTATGCGGTTCAAAAACTGGCGGCTGAATACTTTACCAATGTATATTATGATCTCTTTGGTCTTGAAACGAGTGTCCTGCGTTATTTTAACGTATACGGCCCCCGACAGGATCCGTCATCACCGTATTCGGGTGTGATCTCGATTTTTATGACCAAAGCCTTGCGGGATGAGGCCGCCGTCATTTACGGTGATGGCAACCAAAGCAGAGACTTTATTTATGTGACCGATGTCGTCAAAGCCAACTTGCTGGCCGCAACGGCCCAAGGTGCCTGCGGTCAGGTCATCAATATTGGCGCGGGCCGTTCGGTTCAGATTAACGCACTCTGGCATGCGATTTGTGCTTTGTCCGGTCGGCAACTGGAACCAACCTATGGGCCTCAAAGACCGGGCGATATCGTCGAATCCTTAGCGGCCATGAAAAAAGCCAAACAACTGCTGGCGTTTGAGTGTGACGTCTCCTTTGAAAAAGGACTTGAGAAGACCTTTGAATGGTACCGCAGCCAACAGTAA
- a CDS encoding AEC family transporter, with amino-acid sequence MIHTLITILPIFMIILLGWLARVFGFIRTEFIEPANRLVFYLAIPAMVFRSISKASLDLQIDGQLVLLVMLSICTVFAAAWLLAIVVKLPQGHRGTFIQNSFHGNLGYIGLAVSFYYLGNDGFVRASILAGFMMILQNFLSVIALQVNSPISSASPKLGAVILKIIGNPIILSAAAGIIVSLTALPVPQLVGRCLDILSDLALPLALLIIGASLSFGTVSSRLKAVLSTGMLKLFFMPAVGWLLFRLWGLETEVVLPAIILLASPTATVTYVMAREMHGDSEFAVVAISVNTLLSAATFTFWLSIVGP; translated from the coding sequence ATGATCCATACCCTTATCACAATCCTGCCTATTTTTATGATTATTCTGTTAGGCTGGTTGGCACGTGTGTTTGGCTTTATTCGGACGGAATTTATCGAGCCTGCCAATCGATTGGTGTTTTACCTCGCCATACCAGCGATGGTTTTCCGATCCATTTCCAAGGCATCGCTGGACCTTCAAATTGACGGCCAACTTGTGCTGTTGGTGATGTTGTCGATTTGTACGGTGTTTGCGGCGGCCTGGCTTCTGGCAATTGTGGTGAAGCTGCCGCAAGGTCACCGGGGGACCTTCATACAGAACTCATTTCACGGGAATTTGGGCTACATCGGTTTGGCGGTCTCTTTTTACTATCTGGGCAACGACGGATTTGTGCGGGCAAGTATTCTGGCCGGTTTCATGATGATTCTGCAAAATTTTCTGTCGGTCATTGCCTTGCAGGTCAATTCCCCCATCAGTAGCGCTTCGCCTAAATTAGGGGCTGTCATCCTGAAAATTATAGGCAATCCCATCATCTTGTCAGCGGCGGCTGGCATTATTGTATCTCTGACGGCTTTGCCTGTGCCGCAACTGGTGGGCCGCTGTTTGGACATCTTGAGCGATCTGGCGCTGCCTCTGGCCTTGTTGATTATTGGTGCATCCCTATCATTTGGAACGGTGTCGTCGCGTCTAAAAGCGGTGCTGTCAACCGGGATGTTAAAACTATTTTTTATGCCCGCTGTCGGCTGGCTGTTGTTTCGCCTGTGGGGTCTTGAGACGGAAGTGGTTCTGCCCGCGATCATACTACTGGCCTCACCGACAGCGACGGTAACCTATGTGATGGCCAGAGAGATGCATGGTGACAGCGAATTTGCGGTGGTCGCTATTTCAGTCAATACGCTGCTTTCAGCGGCCACTTTCACTTTCTGGCTGAGTATCGTGGGCCCATAA
- a CDS encoding chemotaxis protein CheD yields MLNTQLSHQPISVMTAVNFGQLKITRNIAETLVAFSVGSGMAISIYDPKAKVGGLLNVVLPDSSMMSPLKAQFQPFMFADTGLGAFLNGLNDIGARTENLKVVLAGGAQIMDQTDAFNIGNKNLQAVTSFLRERNLAIHYADTGGLFLRTLRLDMGNGDSHIQILGQTEVTV; encoded by the coding sequence ATGCTCAATACCCAGCTGTCTCATCAACCGATCTCAGTAATGACCGCGGTCAATTTTGGCCAGCTAAAGATCACCCGAAATATTGCGGAAACATTGGTGGCCTTCTCGGTGGGTTCCGGTATGGCCATATCCATCTATGATCCGAAAGCCAAAGTCGGCGGGTTGCTGAATGTTGTCTTACCCGATTCGTCGATGATGTCACCGTTGAAAGCCCAATTCCAACCGTTTATGTTTGCCGATACCGGTCTGGGCGCCTTTTTGAATGGGCTCAATGATATCGGGGCGCGAACTGAAAATTTAAAGGTGGTGCTGGCCGGTGGGGCACAGATCATGGACCAGACCGACGCATTTAATATCGGAAACAAAAATTTGCAGGCCGTCACCTCTTTCCTAAGGGAACGCAACTTGGCCATTCATTATGCGGATACCGGTGGGCTTTTTCTTAGAACACTGCGTTTGGATATGGGTAATGGAGATAGCCATATTCAAATTTTAGGTCAGACAGAGGTGACCGTATGA
- a CDS encoding aminotransferase class I/II-fold pyridoxal phosphate-dependent enzyme, producing MKIAKRIQRLGTETAFAVSAEAAAFAAESNKVYPFHLGDMNILTPANVMEAAIKAMREGKTGYCPNAGIPQLREVLAADVSASRGISYTMENVAIQPGGKPTIGKFILTLMNPGDEVLYPNPGYPIYESQIEFNGGVAVPYSYLEGKDNFEIDIDALAQKITPKTKLLILNDLQNPTGAECSIAEMEALAALVREHNLFVLSDEAYFDIRYEGKSTSFASLPDMAERSVILYTFSKKFAMTGWRLGATIGPKEIIEVIAKLNVNDESCPNHFIQYGAIEGLTGDPTGAQQILDTLKDRRDTAVDILNSIDGIHCFRPNATFYLFPNVTAAMQQKGFSDYEEFRRDVLSATGVSFCSRLHFGRPLEGEKNAYIRLAYSGIDTPEIEEGLAKFKAYIES from the coding sequence ATGAAGATCGCTAAACGTATTCAAAGGTTGGGTACCGAAACCGCTTTTGCGGTGTCGGCCGAAGCGGCTGCCTTTGCAGCTGAAAGCAACAAGGTATATCCTTTTCACCTGGGCGATATGAATATTTTAACGCCCGCCAATGTAATGGAAGCCGCCATTAAAGCCATGCGAGAGGGCAAGACCGGCTACTGCCCCAATGCCGGAATACCCCAGTTGCGCGAAGTTCTAGCAGCCGACGTCAGTGCTTCGCGCGGGATTTCTTACACAATGGAAAATGTCGCCATTCAGCCCGGCGGCAAACCCACGATCGGCAAATTTATCCTGACCCTTATGAATCCGGGCGACGAAGTCCTCTATCCCAACCCTGGATACCCTATCTATGAATCACAGATCGAGTTCAACGGTGGCGTCGCTGTTCCCTACAGCTATCTTGAAGGCAAAGATAACTTTGAAATCGATATCGATGCGCTCGCTCAAAAAATTACACCCAAAACCAAGCTACTGATTCTCAATGACTTACAGAATCCCACCGGCGCAGAATGTTCGATCGCAGAAATGGAAGCGCTGGCCGCGCTGGTGCGTGAACATAATCTTTTTGTGTTAAGCGATGAAGCCTATTTTGACATCCGTTATGAAGGCAAAAGTACCTCTTTTGCATCTTTGCCGGATATGGCTGAACGCAGCGTTATCCTGTATACCTTCTCTAAAAAGTTTGCCATGACCGGCTGGCGTCTGGGCGCCACCATCGGCCCCAAAGAGATTATCGAAGTGATTGCCAAACTAAATGTCAATGACGAATCCTGCCCGAATCACTTTATTCAGTATGGGGCTATTGAAGGGCTCACCGGCGATCCAACCGGAGCGCAACAGATACTCGACACGCTAAAAGACAGGCGGGATACCGCAGTGGACATCTTAAATTCCATAGACGGCATCCATTGCTTCCGTCCAAATGCCACTTTTTACCTGTTTCCAAATGTCACCGCTGCCATGCAGCAAAAAGGCTTTAGTGATTATGAGGAATTCCGAAGAGATGTTTTGAGCGCAACGGGTGTATCGTTCTGCTCGCGCTTACATTTTGGCCGGCCACTAGAGGGTGAGAAAAACGCATACATCCGTCTGGCTTATTCAGGAATCGATACACCTGAGATCGAAGAGGGGCTCGCCAAATTTAAGGCATATATTGAAAGCTAA
- a CDS encoding Rab family GTPase — protein MASVKKKICLLGSFAVGKTSLIERFVYDRFDDKYLTTIGVKISQKALPPIQTPNSNQMIQHTFLIWDIAGLEKFDSVVTNYFRGATGALIVADLTRAETIEHFGQIYERFSAISPDAAVIVLGNKLDIFEEDKRTLSALKAKAAEYKTELLLTSAKTGEGVEQAFMNLSNKIGCRAHE, from the coding sequence ATGGCTTCAGTGAAGAAAAAAATTTGCTTGTTGGGATCATTTGCAGTGGGTAAAACCAGCCTGATCGAACGGTTTGTCTACGACCGCTTCGATGATAAGTATCTAACCACCATTGGTGTTAAAATCAGCCAAAAAGCGCTGCCGCCGATTCAAACACCCAACAGCAACCAGATGATCCAGCATACATTTTTGATCTGGGATATTGCCGGCCTGGAAAAATTTGACAGCGTGGTAACCAACTACTTCCGCGGCGCAACCGGCGCCCTGATTGTTGCCGATTTGACCCGGGCGGAAACCATCGAACACTTCGGCCAGATATACGAGCGGTTTTCCGCCATCAGCCCGGATGCAGCTGTGATCGTTTTGGGGAATAAGCTGGACATCTTTGAAGAAGATAAACGAACATTGTCAGCCCTGAAAGCCAAAGCGGCGGAATACAAAACCGAATTGCTGTTGACCAGTGCCAAGACCGGTGAAGGGGTTGAGCAGGCTTTTATGAACCTGTCAAACAAAATAGGGTGCCGCGCTCATGAGTGA
- a CDS encoding sigma 54-interacting transcriptional regulator, producing MSDALKQLLTYKNLGTVVFNEQFNIIEIDTLAKELFVLIGLRLSKGHLLDFFPELIGSEEFIKTIIQQRKSDFRLDFVNRSLEGEDPVFFNLLILPDKQKNHGLVVVENVTEQALAAQELNQDRYELFLYKRDPEFRKKFLSESILGDSASIQGIRETIQKLSKFPSATVLLMGETGSGKNLAARVLHYSSMSADAPFVEINCAALPEHLIESELFGYEKGAFTHAVTAKRGLLEEARGGTLFLDEIGEMPLNMQAKLLNALETKQFRRLGSTKSIEADIRIIAATNRDLNNEVEAKRFREDLFYRLNVVSLTMPPLRELGADIMIIAEYLLKLFNVEFKRNVKGFTQDARQLLLSYAWPGNVRELSNCLERAMIFADHDTLDAHELVISGTQARQSNQQAHQWTVPHGGIVLEEVERQLILSALEQSGHNKSKAARLLGLTRDTLRYRLDKYQLS from the coding sequence ATGAGTGATGCCTTAAAACAACTGCTGACCTACAAAAATTTGGGAACTGTTGTCTTTAACGAACAGTTCAATATCATCGAGATAGATACACTGGCAAAAGAATTATTCGTATTGATCGGGCTGCGCTTGAGCAAAGGTCATTTGCTCGATTTTTTCCCTGAATTGATCGGCAGTGAAGAATTTATCAAAACCATCATCCAGCAAAGAAAAAGCGATTTTCGATTGGATTTTGTCAACCGCTCCTTGGAAGGTGAAGATCCGGTCTTCTTTAATTTGCTAATTTTGCCGGACAAGCAAAAGAATCATGGACTTGTTGTAGTTGAAAACGTTACCGAGCAGGCACTCGCCGCCCAGGAGTTAAACCAGGATCGCTATGAACTTTTTCTTTACAAACGCGATCCGGAGTTTCGCAAAAAATTTCTGAGCGAAAGTATTTTGGGCGACTCGGCATCCATTCAAGGCATCCGCGAAACGATTCAAAAACTCAGCAAATTTCCCTCGGCAACGGTTTTGCTGATGGGGGAAACCGGATCCGGCAAAAATCTGGCAGCCCGCGTTCTGCACTATAGCTCGATGTCTGCTGATGCGCCTTTTGTCGAAATTAACTGTGCTGCCTTACCGGAACATCTGATTGAATCAGAGCTTTTTGGCTACGAAAAAGGGGCCTTTACCCATGCGGTCACCGCCAAGCGCGGATTATTGGAGGAGGCCCGGGGCGGTACACTGTTTTTAGATGAAATCGGTGAAATGCCGCTCAACATGCAAGCCAAATTGCTCAATGCGCTGGAAACCAAGCAATTCCGCCGTCTGGGCAGTACCAAATCCATTGAAGCCGACATTCGCATCATTGCAGCAACCAATCGCGATCTAAACAATGAGGTCGAAGCAAAGCGGTTTCGAGAAGACCTCTTTTATCGCTTAAATGTCGTCTCCTTAACCATGCCACCCTTACGTGAACTGGGAGCAGATATCATGATCATCGCCGAATATCTGCTGAAATTATTTAATGTTGAGTTCAAAAGGAACGTCAAAGGCTTTACCCAGGATGCGCGTCAACTTTTACTCAGTTACGCTTGGCCGGGTAATGTCCGCGAACTCAGCAACTGCCTGGAACGGGCCATGATATTTGCCGATCATGATACACTGGATGCTCATGAACTGGTGATCTCTGGAACGCAAGCCCGACAATCGAACCAGCAGGCCCACCAGTGGACCGTTCCGCACGGGGGCATCGTATTGGAAGAGGTGGAACGGCAATTGATTTTGTCGGCCTTGGAGCAGTCGGGCCATAATAAAAGCAAGGCCGCCCGATTGCTGGGTTTGACCCGAGATACCCTGCGCTATCGACTGGACAAATATCAGCTCTCATAA
- a CDS encoding MoaD/ThiS family protein: MSKETYIQLQLFASLKKFMPPVADNYAIESGITVGLLISQLDVPQDLIKLVFVDGVRAELSTVLSGGEKVGIFPPVGGG, from the coding sequence ATGTCCAAAGAAACCTATATTCAGCTCCAATTATTTGCCAGCCTTAAAAAGTTTATGCCACCCGTTGCTGACAACTATGCAATAGAATCGGGCATCACCGTTGGTCTGTTGATATCGCAACTGGATGTACCACAAGATCTGATCAAACTGGTTTTCGTCGATGGTGTCAGAGCAGAACTGTCCACTGTATTAAGCGGTGGTGAAAAGGTCGGCATCTTTCCGCCTGTTGGAGGAGGATAA
- a CDS encoding HDOD domain-containing protein, with amino-acid sequence MTNIDDIINGIDTLKPIPPVAAQLMTLAEDEHSSMSDIADLIIHDPSITASILKICNSAHFGLSRRIDSVRDAIVLLGLDEVVELVLLNATAANFRDEPDGYGLGEGELWKHAVFSAYAAKVLAEIHGFASQRHLIFTAALLKDIGKLIIGRFVAFSYEKIHILVHSKGYSFDEAEKEVIGINHEELGARVGQQWRFTDNLIYIIRHHHMADKTARDNPETALVYLADVMCMMIGFGTGVDGLAYRFYSEVLDRMKLAEKDLQDVIFDIGQRRQKLDKLLSMV; translated from the coding sequence ATGACCAATATTGATGATATCATCAACGGTATCGACACCCTCAAGCCGATACCGCCAGTGGCGGCCCAGCTGATGACTTTGGCCGAAGATGAGCACAGTTCAATGTCTGACATTGCGGATTTGATTATTCACGATCCTTCGATCACCGCCAGCATATTGAAAATCTGCAACTCAGCCCATTTCGGGTTGTCTCGGCGGATTGACTCCGTGCGGGATGCCATCGTTTTGCTGGGATTGGATGAGGTGGTGGAGTTGGTGTTGCTCAATGCAACGGCGGCAAACTTCAGAGATGAACCTGATGGTTACGGACTCGGCGAAGGAGAGCTCTGGAAACATGCGGTTTTTTCCGCATATGCAGCCAAGGTGCTAGCCGAAATCCATGGATTTGCATCTCAGAGACATCTCATTTTCACAGCAGCGCTTCTGAAGGATATCGGAAAACTGATTATCGGCCGATTTGTGGCCTTTTCCTATGAAAAAATCCACATATTGGTCCATTCAAAAGGATACAGTTTTGATGAAGCTGAAAAAGAAGTCATTGGCATCAATCATGAAGAGCTCGGTGCCCGAGTGGGTCAACAGTGGCGATTTACGGATAACCTTATCTATATTATTCGCCATCACCATATGGCCGATAAAACCGCTAGAGACAACCCGGAAACCGCACTAGTGTATCTGGCGGATGTGATGTGCATGATGATTGGATTTGGCACTGGTGTGGATGGTCTTGCCTACCGTTTTTACAGTGAGGTCTTAGATCGCATGAAACTGGCCGAGAAAGATTTGCAAGACGTGATTTTCGATATTGGACAGCGCCGGCAAAAGCTTGATAAGCTGTTGAGCATGGTATAA
- a CDS encoding HesA/MoeB/ThiF family protein, which translates to MKADAIKRILKCAQPKKFPDQTSYNSISVKHIAQLSKTLGISGREIEIIALENGAIPERYARNMKTFSPQDQITLLKASVSIVGLGGLGGAVVEILARIGIGKLNVIDGDSFEESNLNRQFLSTPGRMTQSKAETADQRIKAINSSLDVNTHSRFLDAENGAQLLQGSDVCVDCLDNLKTRFILERLCKQIGAPLVSAAVAGACGQVTTVFPDDQGLTLIYGEEDNLPSKGAEAALGTVPYSVTFLAALECAEVVKILHAKSEILRNKLLVADLDTGVFDVVRL; encoded by the coding sequence TTGAAAGCGGATGCCATTAAGAGAATTCTAAAATGCGCCCAGCCTAAAAAATTCCCGGACCAAACTTCCTATAACAGCATCTCCGTCAAGCACATTGCTCAGCTATCAAAAACCTTGGGTATCAGTGGCCGCGAAATAGAAATCATCGCCCTTGAAAATGGCGCCATTCCCGAGCGGTATGCGCGTAATATGAAAACATTCAGCCCCCAAGACCAGATCACGCTGTTAAAAGCAAGCGTCAGTATTGTCGGGCTCGGCGGACTTGGCGGCGCCGTGGTGGAAATACTGGCGCGTATCGGCATTGGCAAATTGAATGTCATCGACGGAGATTCATTTGAAGAAAGTAATTTAAACCGTCAATTTTTAAGTACGCCCGGCCGGATGACCCAGTCAAAGGCTGAGACCGCGGACCAGCGCATCAAAGCGATCAACTCCTCCCTTGATGTCAACACGCATTCCCGTTTTTTGGATGCGGAAAATGGCGCGCAACTGCTGCAAGGCTCGGACGTCTGTGTTGATTGTCTAGACAATTTAAAAACGCGATTTATTTTAGAGCGGCTGTGCAAACAGATCGGAGCGCCACTTGTGTCAGCTGCGGTCGCCGGAGCGTGCGGCCAGGTGACAACCGTTTTCCCTGACGATCAAGGCTTAACACTTATTTATGGAGAAGAAGACAACCTGCCGTCCAAAGGGGCAGAAGCAGCACTTGGGACGGTACCCTATTCGGTGACCTTTCTGGCCGCTCTTGAATGTGCTGAAGTTGTAAAAATACTTCACGCCAAATCCGAAATCCTGCGCAATAAACTGCTGGTGGCTGATCTGGATACGGGTGTTTTCGACGTGGTGCGCTTGTGA
- a CDS encoding OmpA family protein — protein MSDSSDEQGGKAAEGSQTPEEALDELRELLLKPIQAQLDELQRRLDTPDLHAKDVSRVLPEAISIRSQRDKKIEMALEPITEKTIKSSIKRDRKALVDALFPVMGPAIRRAIASAIQGMVQSFNQILEHSVSINGLKWRLEALRTQKSFAEVVLLHTLIYQVEQVFLIHRETGLVLHQVATKTVIADDPDLVSSMLTAIKDFVQDSFGGPADEPLETLRVGERSVWIEHGPHAFLAAVIRGNPPVDLQNFLRDALEEIHFRHREALVSFDGDPAPFEETRYILEDCLSAQFKKDKQKPSYLLWAVVALILILLGGWMLSRYQGQRRWSQYLSGLRDRPGIVITNVIHKDGRHHIYGLKDPLAPDPAVEMDAANQQPKQVQFHWEPYYSLDPEYAHQRLQTALNPPATVSLDFKGGILYAKGAALHDWIETSRRQVSAVAWIAAFDVSQLIDIDTHLQPPQTVNLELEGNTLHARGSAKQQWLLEAQQKVNTIPAISNFQHDQLINVDAERLNDIKNQIEQQVLFFLHGSENFVPGQQNKINNLIIQLKKLDAMTKALKGGYQVKITGHSDSTGTDEFNLQVSQQRAGTVLAVLLSNGLKNENFIARGVGDTKPLRSETDGQDRSFNRAVTFKVIWQ, from the coding sequence ATGAGCGATTCAAGCGACGAGCAGGGCGGAAAAGCGGCTGAGGGCTCCCAGACGCCCGAGGAAGCCTTAGACGAACTGCGTGAACTTCTGCTTAAGCCCATTCAGGCGCAGCTGGATGAATTGCAACGACGCCTGGACACACCCGATTTGCATGCCAAAGACGTCAGCCGTGTTTTGCCGGAAGCCATTTCTATACGCTCGCAGCGCGATAAAAAGATTGAAATGGCTTTGGAACCCATCACCGAAAAGACGATCAAATCTTCCATCAAAAGAGACCGCAAGGCGCTGGTCGATGCACTTTTTCCGGTTATGGGCCCGGCCATCCGCAGAGCCATCGCGTCCGCCATTCAAGGGATGGTGCAGAGTTTTAACCAGATCCTTGAACACAGCGTATCCATCAATGGACTCAAATGGCGACTCGAGGCGCTCAGGACTCAGAAATCTTTTGCCGAGGTGGTGTTACTGCACACATTGATCTATCAGGTCGAACAGGTATTTCTCATCCATCGGGAAACCGGCCTGGTGCTTCATCAAGTCGCCACCAAGACGGTGATCGCCGACGACCCGGATCTGGTCTCCAGCATGCTGACCGCCATCAAGGATTTTGTCCAGGATTCATTTGGCGGCCCCGCGGATGAACCTCTTGAAACACTGCGCGTCGGCGAGCGCAGTGTTTGGATCGAACACGGGCCGCATGCGTTTTTAGCGGCTGTGATTCGCGGCAATCCACCGGTAGACCTTCAAAATTTTTTAAGGGATGCCCTGGAGGAAATTCATTTCAGGCACCGTGAAGCATTGGTGTCGTTTGATGGAGACCCGGCGCCATTTGAAGAAACACGCTATATTCTTGAAGACTGTCTATCAGCTCAGTTTAAAAAAGATAAACAAAAACCATCGTATCTGCTGTGGGCGGTCGTCGCCCTTATACTGATATTGCTGGGGGGCTGGATGCTGTCCCGCTACCAAGGGCAACGCCGCTGGTCACAGTATTTATCCGGGTTGCGCGATCGGCCGGGGATCGTCATCACGAATGTCATCCACAAAGACGGCCGACACCATATTTACGGGCTTAAAGATCCGCTGGCACCGGATCCCGCAGTCGAAATGGATGCTGCAAATCAGCAACCAAAACAGGTCCAGTTTCACTGGGAGCCCTATTATTCTCTCGACCCTGAATATGCGCATCAACGCTTGCAGACGGCCCTTAACCCGCCGGCAACCGTCAGCCTGGATTTTAAAGGTGGCATCCTGTACGCCAAGGGGGCTGCGCTGCATGACTGGATCGAAACCAGCCGCCGACAGGTCTCCGCCGTCGCCTGGATAGCCGCATTTGATGTTTCCCAACTGATCGACATTGATACCCATCTGCAACCACCACAAACAGTAAATCTTGAGCTGGAAGGAAATACCCTGCACGCCCGCGGCAGCGCCAAGCAGCAATGGCTGCTGGAGGCGCAACAAAAGGTCAACACCATACCCGCCATCTCCAATTTTCAGCATGATCAGCTCATCAATGTGGACGCCGAGCGTTTAAACGATATCAAGAACCAAATTGAGCAGCAGGTTTTATTTTTTCTGCATGGAAGCGAAAACTTCGTCCCCGGCCAGCAGAATAAAATCAACAACTTGATTATTCAGTTGAAAAAACTGGATGCGATGACCAAGGCGCTGAAAGGGGGCTATCAAGTAAAGATCACCGGCCATTCGGATAGCACCGGAACGGATGAATTCAATCTGCAGGTCAGTCAGCAACGCGCTGGTACCGTTCTGGCCGTATTACTTTCAAACGGACTGAAGAATGAAAATTTTATAGCCAGAGGTGTCGGCGACACAAAACCTTTACGAAGTGAAACAGATGGGCAGGACCGCTCCTTTAATCGTGCTGTCACCTTTAAGGTGATCTGGCAGTGA
- a CDS encoding NAD-dependent epimerase, which produces MELKYENVLVTGAAGFIGYHLAKRLLANGCRVVGLDNLNPYYDVALKAARLEELKSESNFTFFKFDLSDRKQLEDIFNGTEFDVVVNLAAQAGVRYSLENPHAYVDSNLVGFVNLLECCRHHAVPHLVFASSSSVYGANTTMPFSVHDNVDHPVSLYAATKKANELMAHTYSHLYGLPCTGLRFFTVYGPWGRPDMALFLFTQAILENKPIQVFNHGKMQRDFTYIDDIIEGVVRVMGRLPEANPNWQGDAPDPGTSYAPYKIYNIGNNQPVELLKFIEVIEAALGKKAKKQFMDLQPGDVVATYADVDDLMQDVGFKPATPIEKGVALFIEWYQRFYSIK; this is translated from the coding sequence ATGGAACTAAAGTACGAGAACGTACTGGTCACCGGTGCGGCCGGCTTTATCGGGTATCACCTAGCCAAGCGGCTATTGGCCAACGGCTGCCGGGTCGTGGGTCTTGATAATCTGAACCCGTATTATGACGTGGCGCTTAAAGCGGCCCGGCTTGAGGAACTTAAAAGCGAGTCAAATTTCACTTTTTTTAAGTTTGACCTGTCCGACCGTAAGCAACTGGAAGATATTTTTAACGGGACTGAATTTGATGTCGTGGTCAATCTGGCCGCCCAGGCAGGGGTCCGCTATTCCCTTGAAAACCCGCACGCATATGTGGATTCAAACCTGGTCGGGTTTGTCAATCTACTTGAATGCTGCCGACACCATGCGGTGCCGCATCTTGTGTTTGCATCTTCCAGTTCAGTCTACGGCGCCAACACCACCATGCCCTTTTCCGTGCATGACAATGTCGATCATCCCGTCTCTTTATACGCCGCCACCAAAAAAGCTAACGAATTGATGGCGCATACCTATAGCCATCTGTACGGGCTACCCTGTACCGGATTGCGGTTTTTTACGGTTTATGGTCCCTGGGGCCGCCCGGATATGGCCCTTTTTCTATTTACCCAGGCCATTTTGGAAAATAAACCTATTCAGGTATTTAATCATGGCAAGATGCAACGTGATTTTACCTATATTGACGACATCATTGAAGGGGTGGTGCGGGTGATGGGCCGGCTGCCGGAGGCCAATCCGAATTGGCAGGGGGACGCACCGGATCCGGGCACCTCTTATGCACCCTATAAAATTTACAATATCGGCAACAATCAACCGGTGGAACTCCTCAAATTTATCGAAGTCATTGAAGCCGCCCTGGGCAAAAAGGCCAAAAAACAGTTTATGGATCTGCAACCGGGGGATGTTGTGGCCACTTACGCGGATGTGGATGATTTAATGCAGGATGTCGGATTTAAACCCGCAACGCCGATCGAAAAAGGTGTAGCGCTTTTTATTGAATGGTATCAGCGATTTTACAGTATAAAGTAA